The Thunnus thynnus chromosome 2, fThuThy2.1, whole genome shotgun sequence genome includes a region encoding these proteins:
- the sdf2l1 gene encoding stromal cell-derived factor 2-like protein 1 yields MEITHAVHGFVRSLLFVLLWSHCEGRESELSGVTCGSLVKLLNTRHNVRLHSHDVKYGSGSGQQSVTGVENADDANSYWQIRGKPNRPCQRGSAIKCGQAIRITHMKTGRNLHTHHFSSPLSNNQEVSAFGEHGEGDDLDVWTVQCDGVHWERDEAVRFKHMGTDVFLSVTGEQYGHPIRGQREVHGMSTPNQHNWWRAMEGVFIQPSQEPMRHDEL; encoded by the exons ATGGAGATAACTCACGCCGTTCACGGTTTTGTCAGGTCGCtgctgtttgtgctgctgtggtCGCACTGCGAGGGCAGAGAGTCGGAGCTGAGCGGAGTCACCTGCGGCTCGCTGGTCAAACTGCTCAACACCAGACACAACGTCCGCCTGCATTCCCACGATGTCAAATACGGCTCAG gcagcggacagcagtctgtaaccgGAGTGGAGAACGCAGACGACGCAAACAGTTACTGGCAGATACGAGGAAAGCCCAACCGCCCGTGTCAGCGTGGGTCAGCCATCAAGTGTGGTCAGGCTATCCGCATCACACACATGAAGACTGGCCGAAACCTTCACACACACCACTTCAGCTCACCTCTGTCTAACAACCAG GAGGTCAGCGCGTTTGGAGAGCATGGCGAGGGCGATGACCTTGATGTGTGGACGGTGCAGTGTGACGGCGTCCATTGGGAGCGCGACGAGGCCGTCCGCTTCAAACACATGGGCACTGACGTCTTCCTGAGTGTAACGGGGGAGCAGTACGGTCACCCCATCCGCGGCCAGCGCGAGGTGCACGGCATGAGCACGCCCAACCAGCACAACTGGTGGCGCGCCATGGAGGGTGTCTTCATCCAGCCCAGCCAGGAGCCAATGCGCCACGACGAGCTCTGA